The genomic DNA CAACCTCAGTGCCCAATGACATGCCGCTGGCGGAACAATCAAAAGATTTACGTGACGACGACGACGATGGCGTCATCAATGCTCGCGACAAATGTGCTAACACACCGCACACTGCGATTGTCGATAATGATGGTTGCCCTACCTACGTCGCGAATCCAGAGGAAGGACGAATTCATATCTTATTTGCTAATGACTCCACCCAAATCACAACAGAGTACCAAAGCCAAATCAGCGAAATGAGCCAATTTCTTAAAATGCACCCGTCCACCTATATCGAGCTAAAAGGCTATGCGAGCCCAGTAGGCAGCAGCGACTACAATGTCGGGTTATCACAGCGTCGCGCTCAAGCTGTTAAGCAATCTCTGCTTGGTGCTGGTATTACGCAAAACCGCATCATGACAGTCGGATTCGGTGATACAGAGCCCGTTAGTGCTGAAAGCCAAGAAGTCACCAATACATTGAGCCGCAGAGTCACTGCGCAAGTCAAAACCGCTTTCAATAAGGTTGTTGAAGAATGGACTATCTTTACTCTTCGCCAAAATTAGATTTCATCAACAGCGCTCACAATGGCTAGTTTTTTCAATGTTTTATGCTATTCGTTAATAGTATGCGCGTTGTTAACGCAGCACTTGGTCGCCAGTGATGAAAGACGCGAGCCGTTAACAGCCATTAATCGACAAAATATTGATTTAATCCGCCAGTTTTACGGTGAGAGAGCAGGAAAACGTGCGACAGCGTGGCGACAGCTTTTGCACCAATTAACGAACACGCACAATGAAACTCGGACGGATAAAACATCGATTTCTGAGTCTACTCGGCTAGAAGGCATCAACCGATTTTTTAACCAGTTACAGTTTATTGATGACGATAAACTATGGGGTGAGACAGACTACTGGGCCACCCCGAATGAGTTTATTGGTGCTGGTGGTGGTGATTGTGAAGACTTCAGTATCGCTAAGTATTTTTCGTTGCTGTCACTGGGTATCGATGACGAAAAGTTACGATTAGTGTACGTGAAAGCCCTGACGCTGAATCAGTTTCACATGGTTGTCGCTTACTACCCGCACCCCGCAGCGGTACCGCTCTTGTTAGACAACCTTGATGGTGAGATTAAACCGGCAACAGAGCGCGTAGATTTGCTGCCGATATACAGCTTTAACGGTAGCCAGCTGTGGCTCATGAAACAAAAAGGGCAAGGTCAACTAGCTGGCGATGCCGCTAAGCTCAGTGCATGGAACGATGTGCGTCTCCGCAATACCGAACAAGAATTGCGCCGCCCAGCTATCAACTTGGATGAGTAACGACCATGACTTTATACCGACAACTGCTTAGTGGAATGCTGTTACTGCTAATCGTCCTGATCTTTGGCGTATTCGTGGTGCAGTTCCAAACCACCAAAGACTTTTTACAGCTGCAACAAGAAAATGAACTCGACAACACCATTAACTCTGTCGGTATGGCACTCACCCCCTACCTTGATAAAAAAGACATGGTCGCGACAGAGTCACTTATCAATGCGACATTTGACGGTGGCTTTTATCAAACAGTGACACTGTCACTCATTGATAGTGATCACACCATCGAGCGTCAATATCCCAGTCAAATCCAAGGCGTACCACAACTCTTTACCTACCTCATTAATTTAGAGCCTCTCAGCGAAAGCCGCGTTCTGACTAGCGGCTGGATGCAAGTCGCCAAACTCACAGTGACGACCAACCCAACTTTTGCTTATCTCAAACTGTGGCAAGCCAGTGTGCAACTCTTTCTTGGGTTTATCGCCACCAGCTTATTGGGAGTCGTCATGGTTTCTGTATTTCTTCGCCGCGTGCTCACACCACTAACAGCGATTCAGAACAGTGCCAAAGCCATGTCTAATAATGAATTTAAGCAGCCCTTGCTGGTACCCGAGATCCGCGAATTAAAAGATGTGGTTACAGCATTTAACCACATGAGCCTACAACTTAAATCGCACATAGATCATCAAGCGCAAGAAGCCGATAAGCTCAGGGTGCGGGCATATCAAGATCCCGTGTCTGGCCTAGCCAATCGCCACTATTTAATCACCAAATTAGATACGATAATTACGCACAAAACCTTTGGTGGGGTCATTTTATTACGAGCTGATTTCATTGCCGATAGCTATGAAAAAGAAGGCTATGAAGCAGGTGATAAACTAACCGTGAAACTGGCTCACAGCCTACAAGATTTAGCCAACGATGAAATCACAATAGCTCGACTCAACCATGCTGAATTTATGTTGCTTGTCCCTCATTGCAGCAGTGGTGAATTAACGCTGCTTGGTCGCGCTGTATTGCAAAAGTCAGCCGCCCTACAAAGCGATCCACTGAATATTGCACCCTTACATGCTGCTGTTGGGCTGGTTATTGCCAGTGATAGCGATACCAGTGGTAGTCTACTGGCGCAAGCTGATAATGCAGTTAACCAAGCACGCCAACAAGCGACTGAACACTTATTCCTCATCGACAGCATGGATCAAACACTGCGGCTGGGTAAGCAACAATGGAAGCGCCTTGTCGATAATGCGATCAGCCACGATCAACTCTCACTGACCTTTCAACCCGCAACAGATGAAAACAATAAGGTGCTTCACCAAGAAGCGTTCAGTACCATTTACGACGGACAAAAAAGTTATAGTGCAGGTCAATTCCTTGGCGCGATCGAGCAGCTCAACGCAGGGCCTGAATTTGATCGTTACGTGATCGCCAAGATCACCGCCATGCTGGTCGATAATCCAGATCTTGACCCAATCGCCGTCAATATTACTCAGAGCAGTATCAGTGATGCGGGCTTCATGCGCTGGCTAGGGACACTATTAAAAACCAACCCTCAGTATCGCGGCCGCCTACTATTTGAATTACCTGAGATCAGCTTTTTAAATCAACTCGATAACATCGAACTTTTGTGTGACATCATTCATCGTAACGGCTTTCAGTTCGGTATTGATAACTACGGCCATAACTTTAGCTCGGTCAGCTACCTTAATCGTTTTAAACCCGCTTATGTCAAACTCGACTTTGCCTATACACAGCACATCGATGATGCCTTAAAAGCCGATGTTTTATCTTCTATCACCCGTAATGCACAAGCATTAGGGATCATCGCTATTGCATCACGCATTGAAACCCAAGACCAACGAGAAAAGCTATCTGCGTTAATGATCAATGGCTTCCAAGGCTATGTCACCCAACAGCCTGAGCAAGAGGATTAGCAATGAAAGATCCTCTGCTTCATAGCCTAACCTACCTTTGCCGCTATTACGGTCAAGGCAATTCACCTGATGCCTTAATCGCAGGTTTACCGCTCAACGATGGCTGGCTTAGCCCCCATTTATTGCCACGAGCCGCTGAACAAGGCGGGCTTCACGCCAAGCTA from Photobacterium sanguinicancri includes the following:
- a CDS encoding OmpA family protein, whose translation is MRYLLFPFLLLLAACATSVPNDMPLAEQSKDLRDDDDDGVINARDKCANTPHTAIVDNDGCPTYVANPEEGRIHILFANDSTQITTEYQSQISEMSQFLKMHPSTYIELKGYASPVGSSDYNVGLSQRRAQAVKQSLLGAGITQNRIMTVGFGDTEPVSAESQEVTNTLSRRVTAQVKTAFNKVVEEWTIFTLRQN
- a CDS encoding transglutaminase-like cysteine peptidase gives rise to the protein MLTQHLVASDERREPLTAINRQNIDLIRQFYGERAGKRATAWRQLLHQLTNTHNETRTDKTSISESTRLEGINRFFNQLQFIDDDKLWGETDYWATPNEFIGAGGGDCEDFSIAKYFSLLSLGIDDEKLRLVYVKALTLNQFHMVVAYYPHPAAVPLLLDNLDGEIKPATERVDLLPIYSFNGSQLWLMKQKGQGQLAGDAAKLSAWNDVRLRNTEQELRRPAINLDE
- a CDS encoding EAL domain-containing protein, with protein sequence MTLYRQLLSGMLLLLIVLIFGVFVVQFQTTKDFLQLQQENELDNTINSVGMALTPYLDKKDMVATESLINATFDGGFYQTVTLSLIDSDHTIERQYPSQIQGVPQLFTYLINLEPLSESRVLTSGWMQVAKLTVTTNPTFAYLKLWQASVQLFLGFIATSLLGVVMVSVFLRRVLTPLTAIQNSAKAMSNNEFKQPLLVPEIRELKDVVTAFNHMSLQLKSHIDHQAQEADKLRVRAYQDPVSGLANRHYLITKLDTIITHKTFGGVILLRADFIADSYEKEGYEAGDKLTVKLAHSLQDLANDEITIARLNHAEFMLLVPHCSSGELTLLGRAVLQKSAALQSDPLNIAPLHAAVGLVIASDSDTSGSLLAQADNAVNQARQQATEHLFLIDSMDQTLRLGKQQWKRLVDNAISHDQLSLTFQPATDENNKVLHQEAFSTIYDGQKSYSAGQFLGAIEQLNAGPEFDRYVIAKITAMLVDNPDLDPIAVNITQSSISDAGFMRWLGTLLKTNPQYRGRLLFELPEISFLNQLDNIELLCDIIHRNGFQFGIDNYGHNFSSVSYLNRFKPAYVKLDFAYTQHIDDALKADVLSSITRNAQALGIIAIASRIETQDQREKLSALMINGFQGYVTQQPEQED